A region of the Serinicoccus profundi genome:
CGAGGGTGAGGTTGGCCGGTGCCCCGACCCGCAGCCCCTGCCCGTGGCCGGCCAGCCCGGCGATCCGCGCCGGAGCGCTCGACATCACCCGCGCCACGTCCGACCACCCCATGAGCCCCTCGGCCACCATGACCGTCGAGACGACCGGCAGCGCCGTCTCCAGCCCCAGCATGCCGAAGGCCGCGTCGGAGAAGGCGTGCTCCTTGTCCTGCCGGACGTGCGGGGCGTGGTCGGTGGCGACCGCGTCGATGGTGCCGTCGGCGAGCGCCTCGCGCAGGGCGAGCGTGTCCTCGGCCGGACGCAGCGGCGGGTTGACCTTGAAGGTGGGGTCGTAGCCGACGAGCTCGCCCTCGGTCAGCATGAGGTGGTGCGGCGTGACCTCGGCGGTCACCGCGATCCCCTGCGCCTTGGCCCAGCGGATCACCTCGACGCTGCCCGCGGTCGAGACGTGCGCCACGTGGACCCTGGAGCCGGTATGCCGCGCCAGCATCACGTCGCGCGCGACGATCGTCTCCTCGGCGACCGAGGGCCAGCCGGGCAGCCCCAGCCGCCCGGACAGCTCGCCCTCGTGGCAGCAGGCCGTGCCGTCGGCCAGGCGCGGGTCCTGCGCGTGCTGGGAGACGACGCCGTCGAAGGCCTTGACGTACTCCAGCGCCCGCCGCATGAGTCGCGCGTCGTGGACGCACCGGCCGTCGTCGGAGAACACCCGGACCCGGGCCCGGGAGCGGGCCATGAGCCCGAGCTCGGCCAGCTCCTCGCCGGCCAGGCCCTTGGTGACGGCTCCCACCGGCTGGACGTCGACATAGCCCGCGCGTCGGCCGAGGTCGAGCACGGTCTCGGCGACCTCCGCGGTGTCCGTGACCGGCGAGGTGTTGGCCATCGCCAGCACCGCGGTGAACCCGCCCACCGCCGCGGCCTGGGAGCCGGAGTCGATCGTCTCGGCGTCCTCGCGGCCGGGCTCGCGCAGGTGGGTGTGCAGGTCCACGAGGCCGGGCAGCAGCACCAGGCCGTCGGCGTCCAGGCGCTGGACGCCCTGGGGTGCCTCGGCGGCGGCGTCCGGACCGAGCGCCCGGAGGGTGCCGTCGACGAGGAGCACGTCCCCGGCGCCGTCCCCGGCGAGATCGGCACCCTGGACGAGCAGGGCGGTGGTGGGGCTCACTGTGCGTCTCCTTCCCCGGCGAGGAGGTGGTAGAGGATGGACATGCGGACCGCCACCCCGGCGCTGACCTGGTCGAGCACCAGCGAGCGCGCCGCGTCGGCCGCGTCCGCGGAGATCTCCAGACCGCGGTTCATCGGGCCCGGGTGGCAGATGACGGCGTGCTCCTGCAGCAGGCCCAGGCGACGGGCGGTGAGGCCGTAGGTCACGGCATACTCCCGGGCGGTCGGGAAGTAGCCCCCGGACATCCGCTCGCGCTGGACGCGGAGCATCATCACCGCGTCCACCTGCGGGAGGACCTCGTCGAGGTCGTAGGAGGTGTCGAAGCCGTCCGCCGCGGCCCAGCCGGCGATGCCGCTCGGCATGAGCGTGGGCGGCGCCACCAGGGTGACGTGCGCGCCCAGCGCGCGCAGACACAGGAGGTTGGAGCGCAGGACCCGGGAGTGGGTGAGGTCACCGACGATCGCGACGTGCCGGCCCTCGAGGTCGCCACCGAGCGCGCGGCGCAGGGTGTAGGCGTCGAGGAGGGCCTGGCTCGGGTGCTCGTGCGTGCCGTCGCCGGCGTTGACGATCGAGCAGTTCGTCCAGTCGGCGACCTGCGCCGGGGCGCCGCTGGCGGGGTGACGGATGATCATCATGTCCACGCCCATGGCGTCGATGGTGAGGACGGTGTCGCGCAGCGACTCCCCCTTGGAGACCGACGTGCCCTTACCGGTGAGGTTGATCGTGTCGGCGCTCATCCACTTGCCGGCGATCTCGAAGGACGCGCGGGTGCGGGTGGAGTCCTCGAAGAAGAAGTTGATGATCGTGCGGCCGCGCAGCGTCGGGAGCTTCTTGACCTGGCGGTCCTGCACCTCGTGCATGGAGACCGCGGTGTCGAGAATGGCGGTGATCTCCTCGGAGGACAGGTCGGCGATCGAGAGCAGGTGCTTCACGCGATCCACACCCCCTCGGTGCCGTCCCCGTCGGCCAGCCGCACCATGACGCGCTCCGAGCGCGAGGTGGGGAGGTTCTTGCCGACGTAGTCCGCGCGGATCGGCAGGTCGCGGTGACCGCGGTCGACGAGCACCGCCAGCCGGACGACCGAGGGACGACCGAGGTCGGCGAGGCTGTCGAGCGCCGCCCGCACGGTCCGGCCGGAGTAGAGCACGTCGTCGACGAGCACCACGACCTTGCCGTCCACGCCGCCGGCGGGGACCTTCATCGGCTCGGGCGCCCGGGTGGGCTGGGTGCGCAGGTCGTCGCGGTACATCGTGATGTCCAACGACCCGGTGGGCACGTCGGTCCCCTCGACGGCCGCGATGGACGCGGCGAGGCGGTGGGCGAGCGGCACGCCGCGGGTCGGGATCCCCAGCAGGACGAGGTCGTCGGGCCCCTTGTTGCCCTCGAGGATCTCGTGCGCGATGCGCTTGAGCGCCCGCTGGATGTCGTCGGGGGTGAGGACCTCACGTCCTCCGGTGGTCCGAGGCGCTCCCGCGGGGGGAGCGGCGTCTCGTTCACGGGCAGGGCTCATCAGGCCCACTCTCCTTCCCCGCCTCACAGGACGGTGGTTAAAGGACGTGTCGGTGCGCGTACCACCCTACCCCCACCGGGGCAGGGTCCCCGCCCCGACCCCGCCCCGGGCGGATGCGGAGGCACCTCGCGCAGCAGGCATACCCGAGCGGGGTGCGGGGTCAGACGAGGGTGTGCTTGACCTCGGCGATGCGGGCGAGCAGACCGTTGACGAAGCTCGGTGAGTCGTCGGTGCTCATCCGCCCGACGAGCTCGACCGCCTCGGAGACCGCGACCATGTCGGGCACCTCGTCGTTCCAGAGGATCTCCCAGGCCCCGACCCGGAGGGCGGCGCGGTCGACCGCGGCCATCCGCTCCAGGCTCCAGCCCTGGGACCAGGTGGCGAGGATCTCCTCGATCTGCGACCAGTGGAAGATCACGCCCCGCACGATCTCGACGGTGTAGTCCGGCAGGGCGTGCTGGGTGGTCGGCGTCGCGATCCGGGACTCCAGGAGCTCACCGACGTTGATCCCCCGCTGCTCGGCCTCGAAGAGCAGCTCCAGGGCCCGCTTGCGTGCCCGGGTGCGTGCGGCCACGGGTCAGTTCACGCGGCCGAGGTAGGACCCGTCGCGGGTGTCGACCTTGACCTTGGTGCCGGACTCGAGGAACAGCGGGACCTGGATCTCCGCGCCGGTCTCCAGCGTGGCCGGCTTGGTGCCACCCGTGGACCGGTCGCCCTGCAGGCCGGGGTCGGTGTGGGTGATCTCGAGCACCACCGAGGGGGGCAGCTCGACATAGAGGACACGACCCTCGTGCTGGGCGATCATGGCCCGGTTGTTCTCGAGGAGGTAGTTGGCCGTGGTGCCCATGGCCTCGGGGCTCACCGGGACCTGCTCGTAGGTCTTCTCATCCATGAAGATGTAGTCGGTACCGTCGTTGTAGAGGTACTGGTAGTCCGAGCGGTCGACCGTGGCCGTCTCCACCTTGGTGCCCGCGTTGAACGTCTTGTCCACGATCTTGTTGGTGAGGACGTTCTTGAGCTTGGTGCGGACGAAGGCCGGGCCCTTGCCGGGCTTGACGTGCTGGAACTCCAGCACCTGCCACAGCCCGTTGTCCATGTCGAGGACCATGCCGTTCTTCAGGTCGTTCGTGCTTGCCACGTCGCGTGTCTTCCTTCGGTATGCCGGTCGGCGGGTTCAGGGATTTACCGCATCGAGTCTACCCGCGCCCCGAGCGCGGCCGGTCGGCGTGATCTGCGTCACGGCATACGGCACAGTGGTCCGCATGACCTCGTGGACCCGACTCGCCGCCGCGCTGCCCGCCGCCGGCCTCGCCGCGCTGGCGGCGCACGACCTGCTGCAGAAGAAGCACGCGATCCTGCGCACCTTCCCCGTCATCGGGCACGCGCGCTACGCCGTGGAGAAGATCGGCCCCGAGCTGCGCCAGTACATCGTCGCCGGGGACAACGAGGAGCGGCCCTTCAGCCGCGACCAGCGCCGGTGGGTCTACGCCAGCAGCAAGCAGGAGAACCCCTACTTCGGCTTCGGCACCGACAACGACATCGAGCACGACGAGGGCTACGCCATCCTCAAGCACGCCACCTTCGCCGAGGTCGCGCCCTCGGTCGACCCGCACGCCGGGGAGTCCACCGACCTGCCGTGCGCCAAGGTGCTGGGGGCGGCCCGGGGGCGGGCCCGGGCCTTCCGGCCGCGCTCGGCCATCAACGTCTCCGCCATGAGCTACGGCTCGTTGTCGGGTCCGGCGATCGAGGCGCTCAACCGCGGCTGCCGCGAGGCCGGGGCGCTGCACAACACCGGGGAGGGCGGCATCAGCGTGCACCACCAGCACGGGGCCGACCTCGTCTTCCAGATCGGCACCGCCTACTTCGGGTGCCGCGACGACCGGGGCCGCTTCGACCTGTCGCGGCTCAAGGACCTCGTGTCCGCCAACCCGGTGCGGGCGCTGGAGGTCAAGCTCTCACAGGGCGCCAAGCCGGGCCTGGGTGGTCTGCTGCCCAAGGACAAGATCACCGAGGAGATCGCCGGCATCCGCGGCATCTCGCGCGACCGGGACTGCCACTCCCCCAGCCGGCACGCGGAGTTCTCCGACATCGACAGCATGCTGGACTTCGTCGAGCTGCTGGCCGCGGAGACTGGGCTGCCGGTCGGCATCAAGTCGGCGGTCGGCGACCAGCGGATGTGGAGCGACCTGGCGCGGGCCATGGACGGCGGCGCCCGCGGGGTGGACTTCATCACCGTCGACGGCGGCGAGGGCGGCACCGGTGCCGCTCCGCTGCCCTTCGCCGACTCGGTGGCGCTGCCCTTCCGCGTCGGCTTCCCCCGGGTGTATGCCGAGTTCGCCCGGCGCGGCATCGCCCAGGACGTCGTCTTCGTCGGCGGCGGCAAGCTCGGCCTGCCCACCAACGCCGCCGTCGCCTTCGCCCTCGGCGTCGACCTGTGCCACGTGGCGCGGGAGGCGATGCTCTCCATCGGCTGCATCCAGGCCCAGCGCTGCCACGACGACCACTGCCCGACCGGCGTCGCCACCCAGAACGCCTGGCTGACCCGCGGGCTGGACCCCGGCCTCAAGTCGGTGCGTGCCGCCAACTACCTGCGCTCCTGGCGGCGGGAGATGCTCAAGCTCGCGGAGGCGTGCGGCGTCGTGCACCCCGCTCATCCGTGGCGACAGCGTGGAGATCCTGCTCGGGCAGCGTCAGGCCACGCCGCTGTGGCAGCAGGTCGGCTACGACTCGCCCGACTGGGGTCTGCCGTCGCCGGAGCAGGACGCCGCCCTGCACGAGCTCATGCGCGGCGCCCCGCACGGCGGCTCCGCCGAGCCCTCGGCGACGGCGCGGGAGCACCTGCCGCACTGACGACCGGAGAGGATGGCTCCTCGTGCACCGATCCTCCCCGGGGACGGGCGGCATACCGGAGAGGAAGCCCGCGCGTGCACCGATCCTCCCCGGCGACGAGCGGCATACCGGAGAGGATGCCCGCCCATCCTCCCCGGCGACGGGCGGCATACCGGAGAGGATCCTTGCGCGTGGACCCGTCCTCTCCGGCCGAACGGTCGCCCGCCCCGACTCTCAGCCGCGAGGTCATGTCTCAGCCCCCTCGAGCAGGCTGATGCATGACGTCGCGGCTGAAGGATGACGAACCGGCTGAGGGTGACCTCCGGCAGACGTGACCGCCCCCGCCGATGCGCGGGCGCTCCCGGTCAGCCGCTGAGGGCGGCGTAGGCCGCCTCGAGGTCCTCCTCGGACGGCGCGACGAGCCGGGTGGGGCGGGCGAGGCCCTCGAGCACGACGAAGCGCAGGGTCGAGCCGCGGGTCTTCTTGTCGCGCCCCATGGCGGTGCGCAGCTCCTCCCACCGCCCCGGCCGGTATGCCGTCGGCAGCCCGACGGCGCCCAGCACGCGCCGATGGCGCTCCACGAGGTCGGCGTCGGTCACCCCCCGCGCGGTGGGCGAGCTCGGCGACGTAGACCATGCCGACGGCGACGGCGTCCCCGTGCCGCCAGGTGAAGTGCTCGACCTGCTCGATGGCGTGCCCGAAGGTGTGGCCGTAGTTGAGGATCTCGCGCAGCGAGCTCTCGGTGAGGTCGG
Encoded here:
- a CDS encoding FMN-binding glutamate synthase family protein, whose product is MTSWTRLAAALPAAGLAALAAHDLLQKKHAILRTFPVIGHARYAVEKIGPELRQYIVAGDNEERPFSRDQRRWVYASSKQENPYFGFGTDNDIEHDEGYAILKHATFAEVAPSVDPHAGESTDLPCAKVLGAARGRARAFRPRSAINVSAMSYGSLSGPAIEALNRGCREAGALHNTGEGGISVHHQHGADLVFQIGTAYFGCRDDRGRFDLSRLKDLVSANPVRALEVKLSQGAKPGLGGLLPKDKITEEIAGIRGISRDRDCHSPSRHAEFSDIDSMLDFVELLAAETGLPVGIKSAVGDQRMWSDLARAMDGGARGVDFITVDGGEGGTGAAPLPFADSVALPFRVGFPRVYAEFARRGIAQDVVFVGGGKLGLPTNAAVAFALGVDLCHVAREAMLSIGCIQAQRCHDDHCPTGVATQNAWLTRGLDPGLKSVRAANYLRSWRREMLKLAEACGVVHPAHPWRQRGDPARAASGHAAVAAGRLRLARLGSAVAGAGRRPARAHARRPARRLRRALGDGAGAPAALTTGEDGSSCTDPPRGRAAYRRGSPRVHRSSPATSGIPERMPAHPPRRRAAYRRGSLRVDPSSPAERSPAPTLSREVMSQPPRAG
- a CDS encoding aspartate carbamoyltransferase catalytic subunit produces the protein MKHLLSIADLSSEEITAILDTAVSMHEVQDRQVKKLPTLRGRTIINFFFEDSTRTRASFEIAGKWMSADTINLTGKGTSVSKGESLRDTVLTIDAMGVDMMIIRHPASGAPAQVADWTNCSIVNAGDGTHEHPSQALLDAYTLRRALGGDLEGRHVAIVGDLTHSRVLRSNLLCLRALGAHVTLVAPPTLMPSGIAGWAAADGFDTSYDLDEVLPQVDAVMMLRVQRERMSGGYFPTAREYAVTYGLTARRLGLLQEHAVICHPGPMNRGLEISADAADAARSLVLDQVSAGVAVRMSILYHLLAGEGDAQ
- the nusB gene encoding transcription antitermination factor NusB; this translates as MAARTRARKRALELLFEAEQRGINVGELLESRIATPTTQHALPDYTVEIVRGVIFHWSQIEEILATWSQGWSLERMAAVDRAALRVGAWEILWNDEVPDMVAVSEAVELVGRMSTDDSPSFVNGLLARIAEVKHTLV
- the efp gene encoding elongation factor P; this translates as MASTNDLKNGMVLDMDNGLWQVLEFQHVKPGKGPAFVRTKLKNVLTNKIVDKTFNAGTKVETATVDRSDYQYLYNDGTDYIFMDEKTYEQVPVSPEAMGTTANYLLENNRAMIAQHEGRVLYVELPPSVVLEITHTDPGLQGDRSTGGTKPATLETGAEIQVPLFLESGTKVKVDTRDGSYLGRVN
- a CDS encoding dihydroorotase, translated to MSPTTALLVQGADLAGDGAGDVLLVDGTLRALGPDAAAEAPQGVQRLDADGLVLLPGLVDLHTHLREPGREDAETIDSGSQAAAVGGFTAVLAMANTSPVTDTAEVAETVLDLGRRAGYVDVQPVGAVTKGLAGEELAELGLMARSRARVRVFSDDGRCVHDARLMRRALEYVKAFDGVVSQHAQDPRLADGTACCHEGELSGRLGLPGWPSVAEETIVARDVMLARHTGSRVHVAHVSTAGSVEVIRWAKAQGIAVTAEVTPHHLMLTEGELVGYDPTFKVNPPLRPAEDTLALREALADGTIDAVATDHAPHVRQDKEHAFSDAAFGMLGLETALPVVSTVMVAEGLMGWSDVARVMSSAPARIAGLAGHGQGLRVGAPANLTLVDPTRSHTVDRALSRSLSRNNPWHGRRLTGAVHLTMLRGKVTAREGLVWGAAS
- the pyrR gene encoding bifunctional pyr operon transcriptional regulator/uracil phosphoribosyltransferase PyrR, with the translated sequence MSPARERDAAPPAGAPRTTGGREVLTPDDIQRALKRIAHEILEGNKGPDDLVLLGIPTRGVPLAHRLAASIAAVEGTDVPTGSLDITMYRDDLRTQPTRAPEPMKVPAGGVDGKVVVLVDDVLYSGRTVRAALDSLADLGRPSVVRLAVLVDRGHRDLPIRADYVGKNLPTSRSERVMVRLADGDGTEGVWIA